In one Pseudomonas sp. 31-12 genomic region, the following are encoded:
- a CDS encoding SDR family oxidoreductase, producing the protein MSKTQLFDLDGKIAFVSGASRGIGEAIAKLLAQQGAHVIVSSRKLDGCQHVADAIIAAGGKATAVACHIGEMEQISQVFAGIKEQFGRLDILVNNAATNPQFCNVLDTDLSAFQKTVDVNIRGYFFMSVEAGKLMRENGGGSIINVASINGISPGIFQGIYSVTKAAVINMTKVFAKECAQFGIRCNALLPGLTDTKFASALVKNEAILNTALQQIPLKRVADPSEMAGAVLYLASDASSYTTGVSLNVDGGFLS; encoded by the coding sequence ATGTCCAAGACTCAGTTGTTCGACCTCGACGGCAAAATCGCATTCGTTTCCGGCGCCAGCCGTGGCATTGGTGAGGCCATCGCCAAACTGCTGGCCCAGCAAGGCGCCCACGTCATCGTTTCGAGCCGCAAGCTCGACGGCTGCCAGCACGTGGCCGATGCGATCATCGCCGCCGGCGGCAAAGCCACCGCTGTTGCTTGCCATATCGGTGAAATGGAACAGATCAGCCAGGTCTTCGCCGGTATCAAGGAACAGTTCGGACGCCTGGACATCCTGGTCAACAACGCCGCGACCAACCCACAGTTCTGCAACGTGCTGGACACCGACCTCAGCGCCTTTCAGAAAACCGTCGACGTCAACATCCGCGGCTACTTCTTCATGTCGGTCGAAGCCGGCAAACTGATGCGCGAAAACGGCGGCGGCAGCATCATCAACGTCGCGTCGATCAATGGCATCTCGCCCGGCATCTTCCAGGGCATCTACTCGGTGACCAAGGCCGCCGTGATCAACATGACCAAGGTGTTCGCCAAGGAATGCGCGCAGTTCGGCATCCGCTGCAACGCCCTGTTGCCTGGCCTGACCGACACCAAGTTTGCATCGGCACTGGTGAAGAACGAGGCGATCTTGAACACCGCGTTGCAACAGATCCCGCTCAAGCGTGTGGCTGATCCGAGTGAGATGGCGGGTGCGGTGCTGTATCTGGCGAGTGATGCGTCGAGCTACACCACCGGGGTTTCGTTGAACGTGGATGGCGGGTTCTTGTCCTGA
- a CDS encoding phosphotransferase family protein — protein sequence MALTDQSTRIRTGEELDASLIDPYLKAHIPGLSGLPVISQFPGGASNLTYLLEYPEQEFVLRRPPFGHKAKSAHDMGREFRILNQLRDGFPYCPKAYVHCTDESVIGAEFYVMERVNGIILRSELPPELGLDSAQTETLCKSFIDKFVELHRVDYKAYGLGDLGKPEGYVARQIKGWSDRYDKALTPDAPKWEAVKAWLNDKMPADHPTSSIVHNDYRFDNVILDPSNPMQIIGVLDWELTTLGDPLMDLGNTLAYWIEAADPAPVQLMRRQPSHAPGMLTRREFVDYYAERSGIQIDNFDFYYTYGLFRLAGIVQQIYYRFFHGQTQDKRFAQFIHMNKLLEQMSLQVIQKSTL from the coding sequence ATGGCGCTTACTGACCAGTCCACCCGTATCCGTACCGGCGAAGAACTCGATGCCAGCCTGATCGATCCATACCTCAAGGCTCACATTCCGGGCTTGAGTGGCTTGCCTGTGATCAGCCAGTTTCCCGGCGGCGCGTCAAACCTGACCTACCTGCTGGAATACCCGGAGCAGGAATTTGTCCTGCGTCGCCCGCCGTTTGGCCACAAAGCCAAGTCCGCACACGACATGGGCCGCGAATTTCGCATCCTCAATCAGTTGCGCGACGGTTTCCCGTATTGCCCCAAAGCCTATGTGCACTGCACCGACGAGTCGGTGATCGGCGCCGAGTTCTATGTGATGGAACGGGTCAACGGGATTATCCTGCGCTCCGAACTGCCGCCGGAACTGGGCCTGGACTCGGCGCAAACCGAAACCTTGTGCAAGAGCTTCATCGACAAGTTCGTTGAGCTGCATCGGGTCGACTATAAAGCCTACGGCCTGGGCGACCTTGGCAAGCCCGAAGGTTATGTGGCGCGGCAGATCAAAGGCTGGAGTGATCGCTACGACAAAGCCCTGACCCCGGACGCGCCGAAGTGGGAAGCGGTCAAGGCCTGGCTTAACGACAAGATGCCGGCCGATCACCCGACTTCCAGCATCGTCCACAACGACTACCGCTTCGACAACGTGATCCTCGACCCGAGCAACCCGATGCAAATCATCGGCGTACTCGATTGGGAACTCACCACCCTCGGCGACCCGCTGATGGACCTCGGCAACACCCTCGCCTACTGGATCGAGGCCGCCGACCCGGCGCCGGTGCAACTGATGCGTCGCCAACCGAGCCACGCCCCGGGCATGCTGACCCGCCGCGAATTCGTCGACTACTACGCCGAGCGCTCAGGCATCCAGATCGACAATTTCGACTTCTACTACACCTACGGCCTGTTCCGCCTGGCCGGCATCGTGCAGCAGATCTACTACCGCTTCTTCCACGGTCAAACCCAGGACAAACGCTTCGCGCAGTTCATTCACATGAACAAACTGCTGGAGCAGATGAGCCTGCAAGTCATCCAGAAATCTACGCTCTGA
- a CDS encoding 2-hydroxyacid dehydrogenase: MPATVLVLVETINDYLPILEHQGFHLILAPTPAERADAIARHGAQIDAVLTRGPLGLYADEIAALPNLKIICVIGAGYEHVDLQAAANRDITVTNGAGVNASSVADHAMAMLLALVRDIPRCDAAVRRGEWPKIMRPSLAGKRLGILGLGAVGMAIAKRAAAGFDMTVSYHNRQHRSDVPYTFCSTPTELARASDFLVVATPGGLGTKHLINRQVLEALGPKGFVVNIARASVIATADLVSALEQRRIAGAALDVFDAEPHVPEALKALTNVILTPHVAGLSPEATQGTVELVGKNLVAFFSGQPVLTPIELPAPVPPFSFAD; the protein is encoded by the coding sequence ATGCCTGCAACCGTTCTGGTACTGGTTGAAACCATTAATGATTACTTGCCGATTCTCGAACATCAGGGCTTTCACCTGATTCTGGCTCCGACACCGGCCGAGCGCGCCGACGCCATCGCACGACATGGCGCCCAGATCGATGCCGTGCTGACCCGCGGCCCCCTGGGTTTGTACGCCGATGAAATCGCCGCCTTGCCCAACCTCAAGATCATTTGCGTAATCGGTGCCGGTTACGAACACGTCGACCTGCAAGCCGCGGCCAACCGCGACATCACCGTCACCAATGGCGCCGGGGTCAATGCCTCTTCAGTCGCCGACCATGCCATGGCCATGCTGCTGGCACTGGTGCGCGACATTCCCCGTTGCGATGCCGCCGTACGCCGCGGCGAATGGCCGAAGATCATGCGCCCTTCCCTGGCCGGCAAGCGCCTGGGAATTCTCGGCCTCGGCGCGGTCGGCATGGCCATCGCCAAACGCGCCGCCGCCGGTTTCGACATGACCGTGAGTTACCACAACCGCCAGCATCGCAGCGACGTCCCTTATACCTTCTGCTCGACGCCGACCGAACTGGCACGCGCTTCGGACTTTCTGGTCGTCGCCACGCCCGGCGGCCTGGGCACCAAACACCTGATCAACAGACAAGTGCTCGAGGCCTTGGGGCCAAAGGGGTTCGTCGTGAACATTGCCCGAGCCTCAGTGATCGCCACCGCAGACCTGGTGAGCGCGCTTGAACAGCGACGCATTGCCGGTGCCGCGCTGGATGTGTTCGATGCAGAGCCCCACGTGCCGGAGGCACTCAAGGCGCTGACCAACGTGATCCTGACGCCGCATGTCGCGGGCTTGTCCCCGGAAGCGACCCAAGGCACCGTTGAGCTGGTAGGAAAAAACCTGGTGGCGTTCTTTTCCGGTCAACCGGTGTTGACCCCCATTGAATTACCCGCACCGGTTCCGCCGTTCTCGTTCGCTGACTGA
- a CDS encoding TetR/AcrR family transcriptional regulator has translation MPRVSRKQADLNREIIVEAASRLLRERGLHGISVVDVMGAAGLTHGGFYGHFDSKEALAKEACTRAFTQSMERWKQKIDASDDNVSARASIIAPYLSAANRDNPGESCPVAAFAGDMCHVTAESGLYQTYTHGLEAFLQILTPLMGADQPEANRQQALVDYSLMVGALTLARATRGDGLSDEILDAARNFLTSPGQSV, from the coding sequence ATGCCCCGAGTCTCCCGCAAACAAGCTGACCTCAACCGCGAGATCATCGTCGAAGCCGCCTCACGGCTGCTTCGCGAGCGCGGCCTGCACGGGATCAGCGTCGTCGATGTGATGGGCGCGGCCGGGCTGACCCATGGCGGGTTCTATGGTCACTTCGACTCCAAGGAAGCGCTGGCGAAAGAGGCTTGCACCCGGGCGTTCACGCAGTCGATGGAACGCTGGAAGCAGAAAATCGACGCCAGCGACGACAACGTCTCCGCCCGCGCCAGCATCATCGCGCCTTACCTGTCGGCGGCCAATCGTGACAACCCGGGCGAAAGCTGCCCGGTCGCGGCGTTTGCCGGTGACATGTGCCATGTAACCGCCGAAAGCGGTTTGTACCAGACCTACACCCATGGCCTGGAAGCCTTTCTGCAGATACTTACGCCCTTGATGGGTGCGGACCAGCCCGAAGCCAATCGCCAGCAAGCCTTGGTCGATTATTCCTTGATGGTCGGTGCGCTGACGCTGGCGCGTGCCACACGCGGGGACGGGTTGTCCGATGAGATTCTCGACGCCGCCCGGAATTTTCTGACCTCACCAGGTCAATCAGTCTGA
- a CDS encoding tautomerase family protein: MPLVRVDIKKHQDPTFAKRVGQLIYAAMHSSIGVPENDNFQILSEHDEQHFIFDPGYLGISRTDSLVVIQITLSEGRTIEQKKLLYKTIADSLNTELAVRLEDVFINLVEVKKENWSFGNGIAQYAL; encoded by the coding sequence ATGCCACTCGTTCGCGTCGACATCAAAAAGCATCAAGACCCTACTTTCGCAAAACGTGTCGGGCAGTTGATCTACGCTGCCATGCACAGCTCGATTGGCGTGCCGGAAAACGATAATTTCCAGATTCTTTCCGAGCACGATGAGCAGCATTTCATCTTTGATCCCGGCTACCTGGGCATCAGCCGTACCGACAGCCTGGTGGTGATTCAGATCACCCTGAGCGAAGGCCGAACCATCGAGCAGAAAAAACTCCTCTACAAAACCATCGCCGATAGCCTTAACACGGAACTGGCGGTGCGCCTGGAAGACGTCTTTATCAATCTGGTGGAAGTGAAAAAAGAGAACTGGTCGTTTGGCAATGGCATCGCTCAATACGCGCTTTGA
- a CDS encoding Ig-like domain-containing protein has product MLLTLNTANAVPLDDVSQPSPTDPSAYTNPPADPAAALEALKTMPPTNQGAIALPNGAYGDRYTPLAGNALPPSLQTSFKVPTNGKPSPLFGAQPFTQQLLLMEEFGTEKLDPTLPAPTLTFPVPLAGPAPQQDPNSIARSGPSSAALEAFMRQPGLYPFPSQYSNVLDRNPWKSQIEAFLNRHPVGSPAEGRPPGKGWSHQRWNEFYPQVAFKTVQVGAKLNGGMRDRRQLHNYAAGEFGPGGLYYKTSDIPTTTGTTKGIDTRFHPKMPIQNHKALWTFDGTFPVKLLMVRYGQPVLMRHYNALPIDPAANMGFGLHTLSTHEHNGHNPAESDGYTNAFFFPGQYYDYRWPMQLAGYDTINTKAEDPRAAFPCAPGETLFVNDATPGLKTCNNGTIKIRGDWRETMSTHWFHDHMLDFTAQNVYKGNAVMMNYYSALDRGNEAVEDGVNLRLPSGSALPWGNRDYDVNLMVADKAWDKNGQLWFNPFNTDGFLGDQILVNWQYQPRLNVRARSYRFRILNGSISRYFRIALVREIAGTGGEFPGPAGSNVSFARVPFHMIGNDGNIMEHAVPFDGSMDLDADGDLQDHNAILPTQGIAERYDIIVNFAKNGIKTGDKLYFVNLMVHQGGRGPEIEPVSLADVLSGKYKAVLKLGSKGLEWDNGDPVVGKFLQLVVQPYSGTDVSMNPAEYEPAKPGKPEGKIMIPLTLNRDDPTVQAKLKLARHREFIFGRSDGTDEEPWTIKTDGGFGYQMDSRQISAAPQLANGPTDAGFSGDGTLEVWKIKNGGNGWSHPVHVHFEEGIVLNRDGKAPPEWEKGARKDVYRIGEGIDSSVDVEIAIRFREFAGTYMEHCHNTQHEDTSMLLRWDIERPGQFQLMPTPLPGWDGVTYVNSAALPTFRTGEGENKKPVAKPDSASSRDGKPLTINVLANDSDPDGHVPLKVVGLTQPSAGKGTVAVSTDGARVIYTPPATIAASFVASFTYQASDTKGALSTPATVTVAVSAPR; this is encoded by the coding sequence ATGCTCCTTACTCTCAACACTGCCAATGCCGTGCCGCTCGACGATGTCAGCCAGCCGTCACCGACGGACCCCTCGGCGTACACCAATCCACCCGCCGACCCTGCGGCAGCGCTGGAAGCCTTGAAAACAATGCCGCCGACCAACCAGGGCGCAATTGCCCTGCCCAACGGCGCGTACGGTGACCGCTACACCCCACTCGCTGGTAACGCACTGCCGCCGAGCCTGCAAACCTCGTTCAAAGTCCCCACCAACGGCAAACCCAGCCCGTTGTTCGGGGCGCAGCCCTTCACCCAGCAACTGCTGCTGATGGAGGAATTCGGCACGGAAAAACTCGACCCGACCCTGCCCGCACCGACACTGACCTTCCCTGTGCCCCTTGCCGGCCCGGCACCACAGCAGGACCCGAACAGCATCGCTCGCAGCGGCCCGTCGAGTGCGGCACTGGAAGCCTTCATGCGCCAACCCGGGCTTTACCCGTTTCCGTCGCAGTACTCCAACGTGCTGGATCGCAACCCCTGGAAATCGCAGATTGAAGCCTTCCTCAACCGCCATCCGGTCGGTTCGCCAGCCGAAGGTCGTCCGCCAGGAAAAGGCTGGTCCCATCAACGCTGGAACGAGTTCTACCCGCAGGTCGCCTTCAAAACCGTGCAAGTCGGCGCCAAACTCAACGGCGGCATGCGCGACCGCCGACAACTGCACAACTACGCCGCCGGTGAGTTCGGGCCTGGCGGGCTCTACTACAAGACCTCGGACATCCCGACCACCACGGGCACCACCAAAGGCATCGACACCCGTTTTCACCCCAAAATGCCGATTCAGAACCACAAGGCGCTATGGACCTTCGACGGCACCTTTCCGGTAAAACTGCTGATGGTGCGCTACGGCCAACCGGTGCTGATGCGTCACTACAACGCCCTGCCGATAGACCCTGCCGCAAACATGGGTTTCGGCCTGCACACCCTCAGCACCCACGAACACAACGGCCACAACCCGGCCGAAAGCGACGGCTATACCAATGCGTTTTTCTTTCCGGGGCAGTACTACGACTATCGCTGGCCAATGCAACTGGCCGGCTACGACACCATCAACACCAAGGCTGAAGATCCTCGCGCGGCGTTCCCCTGCGCGCCGGGCGAAACCCTGTTCGTCAACGACGCCACCCCGGGCCTGAAGACCTGCAACAACGGCACCATCAAGATCCGCGGCGACTGGCGCGAAACCATGAGCACTCACTGGTTTCACGACCACATGCTCGATTTCACCGCGCAGAACGTCTACAAGGGCAACGCAGTGATGATGAATTACTACAGCGCCCTGGATCGCGGCAACGAGGCGGTCGAGGACGGCGTCAACCTGCGTCTGCCGAGCGGTTCGGCGCTGCCTTGGGGCAACCGCGACTATGACGTCAACCTCATGGTGGCCGACAAAGCCTGGGATAAGAACGGCCAGTTGTGGTTCAACCCGTTCAACACCGACGGCTTCCTCGGCGATCAGATCCTGGTCAACTGGCAGTACCAGCCGCGCCTGAATGTGCGCGCTCGCAGCTATCGTTTCCGCATACTCAACGGCTCGATATCACGCTACTTCAGGATTGCGCTGGTGCGTGAAATCGCCGGCACCGGCGGTGAATTCCCCGGACCGGCAGGTTCCAACGTGTCTTTTGCGCGCGTGCCGTTCCACATGATCGGCAACGACGGAAACATCATGGAACACGCCGTGCCATTCGACGGCAGCATGGACCTCGACGCCGACGGCGACCTGCAGGACCACAACGCTATCCTGCCGACCCAGGGCATCGCCGAGCGTTACGACATCATCGTCAACTTCGCGAAAAACGGGATCAAGACCGGCGACAAGCTGTACTTCGTCAACCTGATGGTGCACCAGGGCGGCAGGGGGCCGGAGATAGAGCCGGTGAGCCTGGCCGATGTACTGTCCGGGAAGTACAAAGCAGTACTCAAGCTGGGTAGCAAAGGACTGGAATGGGACAACGGCGACCCGGTGGTGGGCAAATTCCTGCAATTGGTGGTTCAGCCTTACAGCGGCACGGATGTGAGCATGAACCCTGCCGAGTACGAGCCGGCCAAACCGGGCAAGCCGGAGGGTAAAATCATGATTCCGCTGACCCTCAACCGTGACGATCCGACGGTGCAGGCCAAACTCAAACTGGCGCGGCATCGCGAGTTCATCTTCGGCCGCTCCGATGGCACCGACGAAGAACCCTGGACCATCAAGACCGACGGTGGTTTTGGCTACCAGATGGACTCACGGCAAATCAGCGCCGCCCCGCAACTGGCCAACGGTCCGACCGATGCCGGGTTCTCCGGCGACGGCACCCTCGAGGTGTGGAAAATCAAGAACGGCGGCAACGGCTGGAGCCACCCGGTGCACGTGCATTTCGAAGAAGGCATCGTCCTCAACCGCGACGGCAAGGCGCCGCCGGAATGGGAGAAAGGGGCGCGCAAGGACGTTTATCGCATTGGCGAGGGCATCGACAGTTCGGTGGACGTGGAAATAGCCATCCGCTTCCGCGAGTTCGCCGGGACCTACATGGAGCACTGCCACAACACCCAGCATGAGGACACTTCGATGCTGCTGCGCTGGGACATCGAGAGGCCCGGCCAGTTTCAGTTGATGCCAACGCCCCTGCCCGGCTGGGACGGCGTCACCTATGTAAACTCCGCGGCGCTGCCGACCTTCCGCACGGGCGAAGGCGAAAACAAAAAACCTGTCGCCAAACCCGACAGCGCCAGCAGCAGAGACGGCAAACCGCTGACCATCAATGTCCTGGCGAACGACTCCGATCCAGACGGTCATGTGCCACTTAAAGTAGTGGGGTTAACGCAACCGAGCGCCGGCAAGGGCACGGTCGCGGTCAGCACCGACGGCGCACGTGTGATCTACACACCACCAGCCACAATCGCAGCGTCGTTCGTCGCCAGCTTTACCTATCAGGCCAGCGATACCAAGGGCGCGTTATCGACACCGGCGACGGTGACCGTGGCGGTCTCGGCACCCCGGTAA
- a CDS encoding TolC family outer membrane protein, producing MDRHCLIFCLLGLSLPASAMDLKQAWDLLQYQGPVYRAAVHEKEAGLENRAIGQAGLLPQISASAYDNKVNGTQRQSGIERDLDYDSKGANVRLRQPLFNKQKMAEYRQGQQRADYSVAVFDAKSQDAAVRLAESYFDVLLASETIILAKAKLSAFDEQLASAKRRMELGAGTVTDIDESVARRDLAEAELIEAQDNLINARRKLEEFIGETPESLTTLRPTFDTPPLQPSNLQDWLVKAQTDSPLIHARRHSSNLAEEEVKRARAGHWPTLDFVAGYTAGDSQSISELNQRNRYGSIGLEVNFPLYNGGGTSALTRQASANSFKALDELDATRQEVISGTTREYAGIHSGAKRIQALERAVESNERSLTSTRKGFKEGGTSTNSDVLNAQELLFVAQHDLFEAKLRYLMSRLRLASSVGSLGDDDIDQINNYLGPELLVTN from the coding sequence ATGGACCGTCATTGCCTGATCTTCTGCCTGCTGGGGCTGTCTCTCCCGGCCAGCGCCATGGACCTCAAACAAGCCTGGGATCTGCTGCAGTACCAAGGCCCCGTCTACCGCGCCGCCGTGCATGAAAAAGAGGCCGGCCTGGAAAACCGCGCCATTGGCCAGGCCGGCCTGCTACCGCAGATCAGTGCCTCGGCCTACGACAACAAGGTCAATGGCACCCAGCGCCAGAGCGGCATCGAAAGGGATCTGGACTACGACTCCAAGGGCGCCAATGTGCGCTTGCGCCAGCCACTGTTCAACAAACAGAAAATGGCCGAATACCGCCAAGGTCAACAGCGTGCCGACTACAGCGTCGCGGTGTTCGATGCCAAGAGTCAGGACGCCGCAGTGCGCCTGGCCGAAAGCTATTTCGACGTGCTCCTGGCCAGCGAAACCATCATTCTCGCCAAGGCAAAACTGAGTGCCTTCGATGAGCAGCTCGCCTCGGCGAAACGGCGCATGGAGCTGGGGGCCGGTACGGTCACCGACATCGACGAATCGGTCGCTCGCCGCGACCTCGCCGAAGCCGAGCTGATCGAAGCTCAGGACAACCTGATCAATGCGCGCCGCAAGCTTGAGGAATTCATCGGAGAAACGCCCGAATCGCTGACCACCTTGCGTCCGACCTTCGATACGCCACCGCTACAACCGAGCAACCTGCAAGACTGGCTGGTCAAGGCTCAGACCGATAGCCCGCTGATCCATGCACGCCGCCATAGCAGCAACCTCGCTGAAGAAGAAGTGAAGCGCGCCAGGGCAGGCCACTGGCCGACACTGGATTTCGTTGCCGGCTACACGGCGGGCGATAGCCAATCAATCTCCGAGCTCAATCAACGCAACCGCTACGGTTCAATCGGGCTGGAAGTCAATTTCCCGCTGTACAACGGTGGCGGTACCAGCGCACTGACACGCCAAGCCAGCGCCAACAGTTTCAAGGCCCTGGACGAGCTCGACGCCACGCGACAGGAAGTCATCTCCGGAACCACCCGCGAGTATGCCGGCATACACAGCGGCGCCAAACGAATTCAAGCGCTGGAGCGGGCCGTGGAGTCCAACGAACGCTCACTGACTTCGACACGCAAGGGTTTCAAGGAAGGCGGCACCAGTACCAATTCGGATGTCCTCAACGCCCAAGAACTGCTCTTCGTTGCGCAACACGATCTGTTCGAGGCCAAGTTGCGTTATTTGATGTCACGCCTGCGCCTGGCCTCTTCGGTGGGCAGCCTGGGTGACGATGATATCGACCAGATCAACAACTACCTTGGCCCGGAACTGCTGGTCACCAACTGA
- a CDS encoding HlyD family type I secretion periplasmic adaptor subunit gives MQMNQHIEMIHTDPRNVVDLDVGKPMRRGIWLVLAGFGGFLLWSWLAPLDAGVVATGTVKVTSNRKAVQHLSGGTVEAILVREGDAVKKGQELVRLDSLRAVAEQGAVSAQYIVSKTVENRLEAERDGRDVVNYDPELLKRFSHDHRLVAAMNLQQRLLDTRRAGLAGEISILQENLAASAVQLKGLQQVYGARASQINFLNQELQGTRVLAAEGYVPRNRLLELERSNADLSAGQAENLNNIARIRSQTTEIKLRILQRQHDYQKEVESQLTDTAKENTTLADRLRALDYEVTHTVIRSPIDGMVQSLSIATIGGIIQPGFKIMEIVPDNEPLQVDAMIPVQAIDKMAPGLAVDIAFPAFNHAQTPNIPGRVKTVSADRLLDEESKQPFYLAQVEVTPEGMSLLGSNHIRPGMPASVTIKTGERNLMSYLLKPMLERVDSSFKEQ, from the coding sequence ATGCAAATGAACCAACACATTGAGATGATTCACACCGACCCCAGAAACGTGGTGGATCTGGACGTCGGCAAACCCATGCGCAGGGGCATTTGGCTGGTGCTCGCCGGCTTCGGCGGCTTTCTCCTGTGGTCCTGGCTGGCGCCACTCGATGCCGGCGTGGTAGCGACAGGCACGGTAAAAGTCACCAGCAATCGCAAAGCCGTGCAACATCTGAGCGGCGGCACCGTGGAGGCCATTCTTGTACGCGAAGGCGATGCAGTGAAAAAAGGCCAGGAGCTGGTCCGCCTCGACTCACTGCGTGCCGTTGCCGAACAAGGTGCGGTCAGCGCCCAGTACATCGTCAGCAAGACCGTGGAAAACCGCCTGGAAGCGGAACGCGACGGCCGCGATGTAGTGAACTACGACCCCGAATTGCTCAAGCGCTTCAGTCATGACCACCGCCTGGTGGCCGCCATGAATCTGCAACAACGTTTGCTCGATACCCGGCGCGCCGGCCTCGCTGGCGAAATCAGCATCCTGCAGGAAAACCTCGCAGCGTCGGCGGTGCAGCTCAAGGGTCTGCAGCAGGTCTATGGCGCCCGCGCCTCGCAGATCAACTTCCTCAACCAGGAACTACAAGGCACCCGCGTGCTGGCAGCCGAAGGTTACGTGCCGCGCAACCGGTTGCTTGAGCTGGAACGCAGCAACGCCGACCTCTCCGCAGGCCAGGCCGAAAACCTCAACAACATTGCTCGCATACGGAGCCAGACCACCGAAATCAAGCTGCGCATCCTGCAGCGCCAGCACGATTACCAGAAGGAAGTCGAATCGCAGCTCACCGACACCGCCAAGGAAAACACCACCCTGGCCGACCGCTTGCGTGCGCTGGACTATGAAGTGACCCACACGGTGATTCGCTCGCCCATCGATGGCATGGTCCAGTCACTGAGCATTGCGACCATCGGCGGGATCATTCAGCCCGGCTTCAAAATCATGGAAATCGTTCCGGACAACGAACCGCTGCAGGTCGACGCGATGATTCCCGTACAGGCCATCGACAAGATGGCCCCCGGCCTGGCCGTGGACATTGCCTTTCCGGCCTTCAACCATGCCCAGACGCCGAACATCCCTGGCCGCGTGAAGACCGTTTCCGCCGACCGCCTGCTCGACGAGGAAAGCAAGCAACCGTTCTACCTGGCTCAGGTAGAAGTCACACCCGAAGGCATGAGCCTGCTTGGCAGCAATCACATTCGTCCCGGTATGCCCGCCAGCGTCACCATCAAGACCGGCGAGCGCAACTTGATGAGCTACCTTCTCAAACCCATGCTCGAGCGTGTCGACAGCTCGTTCAAGGAGCAATGA